The DNA window ctttgattgttccatccttgatacacatcttcattgtaatctccacttcctttggtggtattttcttaatttcttcttcttctctgcaacACATACAAAAAgttttgttaaaataataatataaaatttaaataaatagatagtatttgataaaaaatgGTGAGAAGTATACTCAGATTTAGAAAAACTTTCTTCTTCAGAAGACGAATGCAAGAtgacaattttctttttctctttcttcttcttttccttatttttccccttcttttcttctatcTCTCCTCCCCTCAATTTTGCTCTTTTCAAAAGTTCCTAAAACATAAACTTATTTAGTTAGCACAGTATTTTAGAAGCATCTGAACCAAAATTTCAAgagaaatgatttttttatttaccattTCATTAGTTGTTTCCAAAGCAATCCGCTCGACCAGCCTCCTCGTATCCAATACGCCACCCATGGTGAGCCAGGAGCGTCATTTGCTTCTGGTTGAGAGAATTTCGTTTCATGGAAATATAATAACATTAAAACGATGAAGACGCAGCCATCAATTGAAAGTTTCTTTCCTACTCTCTGGGTTTTGATCCCCCTTGATCAGGAAGCTCAACACATGAGACTCTCAATTCCATCGTCGGACTGTTTCCACATGAAGGGCAGGCAGCCTATGGACTGGAGATATTGTACTTACTGTTGTCAGTAGCAAGAAGCATTTCTAGACAAAGACGATAAAAGTCCTCTTGAATTTCAACAAGTTTTCCTTCACTTCAACACTCATATCAATCATAGATttattacaacaaaagaatagaggaatatgaatgtaacaacaaggaattgaaaagatagaagtagaagaagatgaattaaaatctagatctaNNNNNNNNNNNNNNNNNNNNNNNNNNNNNNNNNNNNNNNNNNNNNNNNNNNNNNNNNNNNNNNNNNNNNNNNNNNNNNNNNNNNNNNNNNNNNNNNNNNNNNNNNNNNNNNNNNNNNNNNNNNNNNNNNNNNNNNNNNNNNNNaaatcttatatcgtttcgaagccccggatgttagctttccaacccaactgaaaccgcatcatttggacctctgtagctcaagttatggtcgtttaagtgcgaagaggtcggcttgacagctttccggttctttcatttcttcatgagttctccaacttttcatgcttctttcttcattcccttgatccaatctttgcctcctaaaccttaaatcacttaacaaacatatcaaggcatctaatggaatcaaggtgaattagatttatctattttaaggcctaaaaagcatgttttcactcttaagcacaattaaaggagaatatacaaaaccatgctatttcattgaataaatgtgggtaaaaggttataaaatcccctaaaatcaatacaagataaaccgtcaaattggggtttgtcaattgtcacgggtcaccccttcattctgacttaactaaattaagtacgagagtatatcttggagaagaagtaggcgtgaattgaaagagaaacaataatacttgcatTAGTTCATGatgaacaacagagctccttaccttaatctatgaggtgtagaaactccaccgtagaAAAATACATTAGAACAAAATGGTCTAGTCATGGCTGAATGACCAGCCTCCAAAAAGGATTTGAAGAACTCCCAAAAGGTCAGAGACtccgaatacaatagtaaaaagtgctatttatactaaactagtaaactaggtttacagaaaatgagtaactaagtgcagatagtgcagaaatccactttcggggccgacttggtgtgtgtttggaatgagctttgaatctttcacgtgcataggccactcttggagttaaacgccagcttggatgccagtttgggcttttaactccaattctggtgccagttccagcgttttacGCCAAAAAAAGGTCTCTGTGGGTGTTTGGACGctaatttgggccatcaaatctcggaaaaagtatggactattatacattactggaaagcccaagatgtctactttctaacgtaattaagagcacgccaattgggcttctttagctccataaaatcaactttgagtgcaggagagtcagaatccaacagcatctgcagtcctttcttagcctctgaatcagatttttgctcaggtccctcaatttcagccagaatatatctgaaatcacaaaaaaacacacaaactcatagtaaagtccagaaatgtgatttttgcataaaaactaataaaaatatactaaaaagtaactaaaaactacctaaaaacaatgccaaaaagcgtataaattatccgttcatcatgGGTCCAGGTTCAATTGCGCTTGAGGATGACTAGAAAGtcttgattgtttgttttctttagtTATTCTAAACACTTAGGTCGTAAAGAGATTAGACTTGCTTTTCCATATATTATTAGACttgtttatgtttatgtttatgtttggTGATagatcaaagaaattcaatacTCCTTGGATAGGGATATTGGTGTCAACAATTATAGCAGTTGCAATGTCATTTTTTGCTGTTGGAATTTGCATCGTTTCTTTGGCTTAGGAGAAATTTTCCATCATTGAAGAGGCTTTTTGAAGTGACATTAGGAACGAAGGGTTTCATCCCAATGTGCCTTATACCTTCTTTGTTCTTGGTGTTAATTATAAAGtaattattatttacaatgGAAATGGAAGGGATTTCATTATTTACAAATGTTACTTGTattatttagaaagaaaaaataataatttttagattaaaaaaatcaatttaaaagaaaaaaagttaaaaattggttttttgtatgtaaaaaaattaatgtgtaAAAATTGGTTTTTGGGTGTAAAAACTAACTTTTTGGTATAAAAACCATTTTTTAGTGTAAAAAccgattaattttttaaaatcgatttttattttaataacctGTTAAAAACCGGTTTTAAACTTTACTAACCGATTTTATCATATGAAACCAATTTGATTAATTAACCAATACTATATTTTTGATTAACTAAAAAATTGGTTTGATTTTTGGATTAACCAAACCATGAACACCCTAATTTCAACGAGTTCATACGTCCATATACAACAGTTATCTTTGAAGTAATATGCATAAATGAATATATTTTGATATACATTATCTATTGTTCTTCTATCTTTCAATTTATAAAGGAACATGTCTGAGGAGTATGGATTTCAGATCTTTTGTTatctaaattagtatatttatctttataaaGGAACGTGTCTGTGGAGTATGGAACAATTTATAAAGGAACACTTGTTTTTGTAATGGAATTGAGGTTGTCAGCTTCTTCTGCCGCACTTGGGATGGAGACGCCCAAAGATGAGGAGattgtttataatttttctgtatttgccaatgagaaaaagagaagaaaaaagaaaaagagaaagaaaaatacaaaaaattaacgTTTTAATAAGGGAGTTATTTGACTCAATTTAACGGTTGAACAACATTTAACATTCGGTCTGTCTTTAGTAAGCTcaattcttttgaatttttcagatatactaaataatttatGAATATGGTCTATGTGgtgtttaataataattaacatatttttacatttaccacacatatttttaaaattcatctAATGAAACCCTAATTTATTTTCCAAAAAACTCACTACACTCCCCTCTCTATCTCCCCTCTCTATCCACAGAGCCATCACCACCTACTCCACTCTTCTCTGGTCTTCGCCGTTGCCATCGCCGTCCAGCCCAACACTCACTGCCGATCTCCGCCCATCTTTTGGCGTCGTTTTTAGCCTCTCTCTCTACGTCGTTCATTCGTAGCatccctcttctctcttcgAGTCATTCGTTATCAGCCTTAGTGCGCTGTCGTTCTCTCGCCGCCGATCATGGCACCCGCGGGCATCGTCTTTCTCACTCCTCAACGGCGTCATCCTTAGCAGGCAACGAACAGTGGCATGGATCTCAGCAAGTTGAGCATCGTTGTCAGTGCCGTGGTGCTCCCTCTCCCCCTTCATCCTCTACTTCCAGAGTTTCAATGGAGTTTCAACCTCAGGTATAAATTTACTTTAttgatttcattttttttattccttttatgTTCTTGTTGTATGACTATGCTTCATTGAACTCATTCAAAAGCTTTTTTGTTCTGCGTATTTTTTGTTAAGGTTTTTTGTATGAATTTGTTTCGTTgactttattaaattattttttctgttttgtttatttggttatttgatttttttgggttttgtttATAAGTTAAAGAATTTTGGAATTTGTTTTTATAATAATGTTTTCAATTTCTGTGTTTATGATTCTGTTCATGATGTTCtagttctatttttattttattttttatttgttattactgtttgatttttttgtctatttgaaaattcaaaaattagtaTTGTGATTTTGTTTGCAAATTTAATTGTCATTGGTTAGTTATCACCTCTGTtcttcactacaagaaaaacaccaatTTAGGTACATTTTTAAAGTGTagccaaaaatgaaaaaaaatgatgccttagacaaaggctacgctttttaggCTTTTAGATACGCTTTTGTAGGGGATGCCTATTCTAgtgttgcctattctcaaaggctacgcttttctgtaTCAAAAGCTACACTTCTAACCTTTGAGAATAGGGTACGCTTTTTAAGTGATGCTGttcaggaccaaaggctacgcttttttgCACTAATGATTACCAGAATTCAAAAGAATAGGCTACATTTTTCAAGGCTATTGCATCACTTTATAAACGTAACAAATAGTATATCTATAACTACTCTATATAAGTATGGCATTTTGTccctcatttttttaaatttttgtttatatacatatatagaaaCAGAAATTTCTAATAATCTTTTTATCTAAAACCTAATATTTGggaatataaatttatatataatcttgtatttttaattaaattagttaattattataaaataaaaataaatacataataatacaatacaataatctttaaaaaattaaaattatccttaaacaaaatatatttatataatgaaccaaaaatattgGGATGATCATAATTTTGAGTATTTATACGTTTCACACTAAAATAAGCATACTCATATCAAAATATGCATGAGACCACTTAGAATTTACTACTAAAAACCTAGGAAAAACCAAAATATTATATCTTACAAAATTCATCTTTCACCCTTCTTTGGTTGCACCTCTAAAAAGTTTCAGAGTCTTGAGATATGTGGTAAATTCATCTTTCACCCTTCTTTGGTTGCACCTCTAAAGAGTTTCAGAGTCTTGAGATATGTGGTTTTGAAGTTACTGTTCCAGAATTCGATAACCTTAATATTCTCTTCCTCAACTTGCTTTATGAGATCCTCTAGACTCAGTTGTCGATTTAAAGCATATGAGACGGCACTTTTCACAACACCTTCAAGTTCTGCACCACTGTAGTTTTTTGTTCTAGCAGCTGCAAAAGATAAAGCAAACCCAGAGTAAACATTTGCTGACCTTCATAATTGAATAAGTGTGATGCTGATAATTTTATTATCCACTTTTTTTTTGGCAAAATGATAAGTAAAATCTTGACATCAGAAGTAGCTGATCTTGcttcaaaatatttattagtaaAGAATCAACCTAATCAAGATTACTTATTGATTACTTCCATCGCAGAcaacaaaaacataaatatacAAACGTATATCATCCTAAATTTGCCATAATAAACACATACGAAGCTCTTGAATATTCACATCGGgagcaagaaaagaattttCTTTCATCTTATTAGTATGAATTTGAAGAATTTGCAATCGACCATTTTCATCAGGAAGGCTTATTTCAACCTGGACTTCCAACCGCCCTGGTCTACAAGCAAAAGAAATGGCAACAACTAAAGAGGTATGCACTACATATGCATATAGTTACTATAGGAGTTTATTATAAGAAATCAAAGCAGCAATAGATTGGATAACAATTCCAGAATACAATAAACAATAGCATATCCTTGTTGAGTGTTCATAAATTTACATTCATACTTTCCACACTAAGCATATTTAAAAAACCTACAAGAAACGAGAGAAAATTTAGAGACCTTAAGAGAGCCTCGTCAAGCATATCCTTTCTGTTGGTCATTCCAATAAGCAAAACATTATTTAGCGACTCCACACCATCTATCTGCAAACCAATCAGATTGTTTATTAGATATGCTTATGACTAGTAGAGAggagttattattttaataaaaaattatttaaactgACCTTAGTAAGAAGCTGGTTCACAATGCTATCATGAACTCCAATACCATCGCGAGTTGAACCTCTTGACTGCACTCACACCGAGGAGATTGTGTGACTAAATATAGATCAGAGAATTATATACAACTTTAAGCTCAATACTACAATTTGTTGGGGATAATGAAACTCGTattaaattaaatcttaatatttaaaattcattgTACTGCAATTTTGAGGAGTCATCAAGATAAATATATAACTTGATAAATCTGAAGAAAACTACATGAAAAAAATTTCACCTGAAGCTTTTATGACTCTAATTTAACTATCTATAAATCCCACAAAGGAGGCTCACATATTATTAGTAGCATAGAAAATCTGAAGCATTTAATATTGACACACAATGATCATGAATTAATAGTAATCAATAAATAGGCAAATAACACATTGCATTATTCATGTTAGTCCAAAGTTCAGAAATTCCATACCTTACAAATAGCATCGATTTCATCAAAGATAATTACATGCAAATCACGTTCATCCCCTGAAAATATAGCGATTAACTAATTATCAGAAAATTTAATCTTAAGTACATGCAATCTGTGTTTCTCTATCACCTCGGCTCCTCTGCTCTTGTTCAGCATCAGTAAAAAGGTCCCTTACATTCTTTTCAGTTTCACCAACAAATTTGCTCAAAACATCAAGGCCATTTACAATCTAGTACAGCCAGACAAGGAAAATTAAGATTGTACAAAATGTATTAAGCAccaaatagtaaaaagttcaaGAAAGCTTATTCCAAGACAGTCACTAGTTCAGTATGAGACACAATTAGAAGTCGTCACTGCAATTAGAAAGTCCGGACAGCAATATTTCTGCAGAAAAtgatcattttttaaaaatcatatctctCAAACCACACATCGGAAAATTCTGAAATTTTAGGAGAACAATCTAGACATCTCAAGGTTTCATATAAAAGTAATTTCACTCATTTTGAGTGGCTAGATTGCTCCCAATTTTGTTCACAAAGTGCTGCCCAAAACTGCATAATTCTGCAACATATAACCTTGGGTTTTGAGAGGTTAAAAATTGattccaagcttttcacttaCTCTAACCCTTGCattctaacttttttttaccTATTGTGACTTATTGGAAAGATTAAATCATCACCAAGTACTAAGGATTAATAAATCACCATTTTGGGTAACTTTTCACCTTTAAGTATactcatgaaatcaaaaattTCTGCATTACTCAACATAGCAATCTAGCCACAGATcactcaaacaattcacatatatTATCATCAATTTATTGCATCATATATAACAAATAGTGCAAATGGATCAATATTCAAATCAATCTTAAACTTTAACATCATAGTTTTCAGTTCCAAATGGATCAATATTTCAAATCAATCCTAAAATTGTTCCTGTCGGTGTTCACAGTTCCAAATGGAGACTCGATCTGAGTCATTGGCAGTTACCATTCATGGATGCATCAGATGCAACTGGATCTTAATGCTCAATCTACAGCAAATCAGCAATTCATCATCATAATAaataacttcaaacaaattcaCTACCACTCTCTTTccatgtttttttatttcttctcctcCGGCAAAAACCCTAGAAGTCTAAATAATTTTGAACCTGCAAAAAACCTAATTAATTCTTCAAATTCGAACTATTAACCACTCCATGActtgtaacaccctcactatcagaatgtcacgcttccggctgcgctatTCTGATGGCAAGAAGTATTACAACGACTTTATATACtcaatattaaaataggagcctttGACTTGACATCGCATCACTGATTTCTTGTTAACCcgaaaataaatactttatcttaaaaaaacaaACAGGCATAAATTCATATACCAGACTTCTTACATAATAGCTTATAatgtaatatacatataaaacatacaactcctatccctcttataaAAATCGTAATAACAAAAGACGAGGGaagaaaaattatctaattaataCAATATCATATAAAACAAAACGTAGTATAACTCTTCATAATGCTCCTTCATCCGAttcctgaaaaggtaaagctatagggggtgagaacctaaccacacggtctcaccacggaatttcagaattgtcataagaaaatatttaataagaaaactgttttcaagctcagtgattatcattgccttatgaattcttttaaaaactaatagctaatcgttcaaaaccttttcaaaaaaaagtgtttaatctttcagaaatccaaaacctttcttttcttataagaaaatctcaATCAGAAACCAACCACACAATCAATCAACACAATCATCAATTCAGCACCAAAGTTCGTTTTTAAATGTAGCACACCAGGACAAACACAAGTAAGACAGACAAGGAAAGACAAGGAAAGCACAGGTTTAGGTAGCAATTACAACAAATAGTTCAGGTAGCAGTTAAGAACAATttaacaattaggcaaaccaaaacaagttcaaacccaaGCAAAGCATGCAAATGCATAttatgcatgcctgtcctatggctaatgagctcatctgtcggttatccaaccaacccgacaagtccgaaaaccttagactgtcccccgatgTGCATCCTCAAGAgcctatgcatagctttttctcaaataatcaatattgctcaatgggggttaacattcccgggaatttatagtgcccggtcacccttacgtcgtagagtcaacagagtatcgaatTTTCAACCTAGTACACATGGTGGCAAGCCACAGTACTGTACTTTACCCAGGGAACTCGTGtctcagataattcaaattTATAAGCCATATGGATAATTCATTCAACATTCATCGACATCTAAGTCATtctcaatatcatcatcattcgtCAATCCAtatctcatttc is part of the Arachis duranensis cultivar V14167 chromosome 1, aradu.V14167.gnm2.J7QH, whole genome shotgun sequence genome and encodes:
- the LOC107489897 gene encoding vesicle-fusing ATPase — encoded protein: MVEFRRPQIRHQRFAAAEARHCCCATAAERGSDAIKERRRKETRAPSEPVFSRHRRLSLGNNRRAFGRWNHRLERRGLPLLLLCCFGLLSSTTIAILHHLHFPSFLSGSVLASDGCWICNSSNFCFPLDSIVNGLDVLSKFVGETEKNVRDLFTDAEQEQRSRGDERDLHVIIFDEIDAICKSRGSTRDGIGVHDSIVNQLLTKIDGVESLNNVLLIGMTNRKDMLDEALLRPGRLEVQVEISLPDENGRLQILQIHTNKMKENSFLAPDVNIQELPARTKNYSGAELEGVVKSAVSYALNRQLSLEDLIKQVEEENIKVIEFWNSNFKTTYLKTLKLFRGATKEG